A segment of the Anaerolineae bacterium genome:
GTTAAGGGAAAAGAAGTCATACATCACATTGGCGCCGATGTAATAGGAAATCGGCAGGCGGATATTTTGACGGATTTCCTCATCGCCAACTTCGTTCAAAATGCGCGCCGCCAGCAGCATTCCTGCCGCTTTACCCCCGATTTTTCCACCTCCAATTTTGCGCTTGCGGATCTCATCTAAATCCTGGATGGTAAACCATTTACGGGCAATTTTGACATAACCTAACTGATCGCTGATCAGGGTGCGGATCAGCACTGCTTTGATTTCAGACAAGCGCGCTTCATACGGCTCCCGCTCTTTGGGCGGCAGTTTTTCGATCGCATATCCCTGCTCAAAAAGCAAAGGTTGAGGGGTTAATTCCGGGTTGAAAGTCAACAGCGAGCTACCTTCCAGACGACCGCGTTCGGCCAGTGTCTGGCGAACAATTTGCTCGAAAAGGTCAAAAGGTAAGTTATAGGCAAAATAGAAATCCGTCAGATGATCGCGAAGTTGATTCAGGCGTTGCTCCCAGGTTTCATAAGGCTCTTCTACCAGGGGATCGTGCAACCCTTCAAGTTGCTGACTTTTAATCGCCTTATAGCGCACTTCACTCTCGAAAGCCTGAGGAGAGATAATGCCGCGCTGAAAGAGCTCAGCGCGCATGCGCTGGCGAATTAAGGCACTGAGGATCGGATATTGGGCTAATGCCAGGTAGATGCGTAGGGTCAGGTCAGAATGCGCTGACGGAAAAGTCATAGGATACGGTAAAAAACGAGGAATCGAACCCGCTTCTCCCCAGGGTTATCCTCCGAGGTGCATCGGCATCACCACATGAACAAAAGAGGCAGCCAATTTTTCATCTCCAACCGGTCGGATCACCCCCGGCGCTTTATCCGAGGTGGTTTCCAAAGCCACGCTAGGTGTCTTAAGGACATCGAGCACTTCGCGCAGAAAACTGACGTTAAAAGCGATCAACTGTGGTTGACCCTCCACCGTGGCATTAATCCGATTCTCGTTCGATCCGGTCTCTTCGGATTGTCCCGAGATTTCGACCATGCCAGGTTGCAAGTCACCACCAGGGGTGATGTTCAAACGGGCGATATTGGAACCTTCCCGGGCAAAAATTTCCACCCGTTTACAGGCTTTGAGAAATTCCTGCGTGGGTAAGACTGTGCGGGTGTTATAACGGGTGGGGATCAACTGCTCCAGTTCAGGATAAGCCCCATCGATCAGTTGTGAAACCAGCTCTAAATCTTTGGTTCGAAAAACGATTTGCCCCCGGCCAGGAGGCAGGAACATGGTCAGGGTTTGATTGGCGTCGGAGACAATCCTGGCTAACTCTACCATCGCCCGGGCGGGGATGATTGCCGAAAGCGGCGACGACACCTCGCGTGGCAGATCTCCGCGACGGAGAGAAAGGCGAAAACCATCCGCAGCCGCCAGGGTAATCTGACGATCGCGAAGTGTCATCTGCACCCCGGTCAGCACCGGTCTGGCTTCATCTTTTGAGGCAGCGAAAGCCACCTGCTGAATCATTTCTTTGAAATCGGCCACATTCAATTCAATCCCGTCCTCCCAATCCAGAGCCGGCATGGGAGGAAATTCCTGGGCGTCGATGCACTTTAAGTTGGTGTCTGAGGTGCCACAACGTACATTGAGCGTCTGCGTGCGCAGGTTTAAAGCCATCTCGATCGTTTGGGCAGGCAAAGTGCTGACCAATTCGTTGAACGTGCGAGCCGGTACAGTGGTAGAACCTTCCTCTTCGATTTTCGCTCCGATCCAACAGGTAATTCCCAATTCGAGATTGGTCGCCGAAAGTCGTAAGCGCCCTTCATCGGTGGCAACCAGCACATTGCCCAAAACCGGCAAGGTGGTGCGGGGTGAGACGGCACGCGAAACAATGCTCAGCCCATGAGCCAGGTTTTCTTGCAATACAGACACTTTCATAAGCGCAACTCCTTGTGTGGGATATATGGAGTATACCAAAAAGTGTTAAGTTTGTACGCTGTCCAGGCGACGTACCGCCAGGAGTGCCTGATCTCTTCTACCCCGCATTCTCACGTATCGCCAGGCTTGCCTGGTCTGACTAACGTAACGCAGATTTGCCGGGTATCC
Coding sequences within it:
- a CDS encoding DNA polymerase III beta subunit, with the protein product MKVSVLQENLAHGLSIVSRAVSPRTTLPVLGNVLVATDEGRLRLSATNLELGITCWIGAKIEEEGSTTVPARTFNELVSTLPAQTIEMALNLRTQTLNVRCGTSDTNLKCIDAQEFPPMPALDWEDGIELNVADFKEMIQQVAFAASKDEARPVLTGVQMTLRDRQITLAAADGFRLSLRRGDLPREVSSPLSAIIPARAMVELARIVSDANQTLTMFLPPGRGQIVFRTKDLELVSQLIDGAYPELEQLIPTRYNTRTVLPTQEFLKACKRVEIFAREGSNIARLNITPGGDLQPGMVEISGQSEETGSNENRINATVEGQPQLIAFNVSFLREVLDVLKTPSVALETTSDKAPGVIRPVGDEKLAASFVHVVMPMHLGG